The Leptospira koniambonensis sequence TATTTAGTAACCACAGGCTTTTCTTCTGAATGTTCCATAGACCAGCGGGTTACGTCATTCTGTATAATTTTAGCCAAATTATTGATTCGAGGAACTCTAGTATTAAAACGAATCGTTTCAACAGCACCGGTGTTTCCGTTTAGGATCACTAAAATGATCCCATCGTCGTTAAAATTAATTCTATTATATTTTAATAATTCTTCGCTGATGAGTGCGTCTCCACCCTTATCTACTTTTCTTCGAATGAACTTGGAACCTCTGATCTGGCGAACTTGGTAGGATTCACTTGTAATATGGACCCTGAAATATTCGGAAGTATCTTTGGACTGGCTTTGGAAGGAAATAGGATCAGTAGTGGTGATCTTTACTTCTCTACCTTCTTCGTCTACGATGACCTCGCTATCTCCTGCGGGATTTGGAAGGATCTCACCTTTCGGAGTTTCAGGAGTGTGGGAAGGTCCGCCTGAGCTAATACAAGAAATAAATGATAAACAATATAGAACTGCAAAACATGCTAAAAAAGTTCGGAAAACCGAAACGCGAAACATTGGCCTCTCCTATCCAAGGAAATTATATATGCGAAGTATTCCAACTATACCAAATATTGCAAGAACAGTGTGGCAAGCCCCAAGAAACAGAAGAAGCCAAACACGTCTGTGGTAGTTGTTACAAATATGGAAGACGCAATTGCAGGATCAATCCCAACTACTTTTAGTAACATAGGGATACATGCCCCGACGATGGCTGCTACAATTAGGTTCGCAAGCATCGCAAAGAAGATAACAATCGCAAGTGCAAGTTTTCCCGTATAAAAAAATACTACGAGACCTGTAATCGCCCCGATCGTGAGCCCATTGATCAGCCCGATTATACTTTCCTTTCTAAAACCTACAGTCCAATTTGATTGGCTCAGATCTCCAGTGGCAATATTTCTTACTACCACTG is a genomic window containing:
- a CDS encoding LA_2219 family laminin/E-cadherin/plasminogen-binding protein — its product is MFRVSVFRTFLACFAVLYCLSFISCISSGGPSHTPETPKGEILPNPAGDSEVIVDEEGREVKITTTDPISFQSQSKDTSEYFRVHITSESYQVRQIRGSKFIRRKVDKGGDALISEELLKYNRINFNDDGIILVILNGNTGAVETIRFNTRVPRINNLAKIIQNDVTRWSMEHSEEKPVVTKYQIHYTIKLENKSNTTRDTVKEELKGEVKKR